TCAAGGGGTATGAGCGGGGCGCAACATAAACAACAGTCGTGGACAGATGTACAAATGAAACACAGTATTTTATTGTGATAAGTATAAATATAggataaaacaggaagtcaacaaataaaacaggaagtcaaacatGAATAGTGTTGGGGTtggtgaaactgctgaaagaaacataaaaaaggggATTACTAAATTAAGACAaatctatataaacaaaagtGTGCCCCTAACTCAGCGTCATAACTAAACAACAAAAGTGAAGCAGTTCCAGTAAACTAatgtgaccgtcgtcacaaataaaaaacacactaacCTAGCCAAACACAacctaaacaaaactaaacaccaAAGTTAATAAAACTGGCAGAACACATAATAACCTAAAGCACAACTCAAACCAAAACTGTGTGTATACAAAGGCAAGCCCAAACCAACAAGACTATAATCAAAATCCCCAAAGGAAACAGTAGTGCCGCCATAAGTCTGCCAGAGTGtggggaagcagcctgtgctgTCCAGCTTCTCCCTCCCGAATGAGCTCAGCAGCAGTCCTTTATTTGCTGGAGTACTGTGGCTGGAGTTGTGAATGGCTGAGTGCTGAGCCAACCAGAGGGGAGGAGACGATGGTCTGACGGCTCCAGCCACTCCAAACAGGGAATCAGGGCAGGCATTTGCATGGGTGACGAGCCACAGGTGTCAGCAATAATTGCCGGCCGTAACACTGCCCAATAGTAAAACTGGAAATTTGGCAGAGAGAGATCACCATCAAACTTACAATTTTGAAGTACTTTTTGGCGGATCCTAGGTGTTTGGCCATTCCATATGAAGTTAGCTATGTTAACCCCCAGATACCTAAATCCAGAAGGACTAAGTTTAAAAGGGATGTCAGACTGCATCGCTAACGCATTGACAGGATAACATTCGCTTTTTGAAACGTTGACCTTGTACCCTGAAAATGCGCCAAACctataaaaaaatgacagaatagCAGGACCTGTATTTAGAGGATTTAAGACATACAGCAACAAGTCGTCGGTCTATAATGAAAGCTTATATTCCGTGCGCAAACGTGTAATGCCAGTAAAAACGGGAGAGGATCTCAAATAAACTGACAATGGCTCCATTGCAAGCGCAAATAAAACAGGAGACAAAGGACAACCCTGTCTACATCCTCTATTCAAAAGgaaagaactggactgaacacCATTAGTAGTAATAGTGGCACATGGTAAAGTATAAAGAAGACGTATCCAAGATATGAAGCCTTTGCCGAAACCAAATTTATCTAAAACAGCAAACAAGTAGTTCCACTCAACTCTGCCGAACGCCTTTTCCGCGTCGACTGATACTACCACATCGGTGTGTTTGTGGATTCTTTAGAGTAGATTACATTTAGTAAAGTACGAATGTTGTAAAAAAGCTGACGGCCCTTTACAAAACCAGTCTGCTCCCTGGAAATAATAATTGGGAGGACCTTTTCTAAGCGATGAGCTAAGGCTTTTGCAAGTATCTTGGTGTCTGCATTCATTAACGAGACATGCCTGTAAGAAGTGCAAAGTTCTGGATCCTTGTCCTTCTTTAAGAGGACACTAATAGAGGCCTGTCTCAATGTAGGGGGGAGAGAGCCCTGTGACAACGATTCAACATAAACAGAAAGCAATAATGGAATGAGTTTAGTGTTAAGCGCCTTAAAAAATTCTAGCGGAAGTCCATCTGGACCGGGACCTTGATAGAAACTTCTATAGGTTTGCATCTATTAATCATTCCAGCTGTTTTGGCCACAATTCCTAGCAGTGGAATTGCTTGATGCTTGGTGGCATATAAAAGGGGATGCCACCAAGCATCACCTCATTAATGCTGTCCCTACACTCAGACATGATCATGACATCATTTTGTGGGaatgttttaatgtgtaaaCGGAGACTAGTTAGGGTAAAGACAGCTTAggccaggggtgtccaaagtcagtcctcgagggccgctgtcctgcagattttccaatgtttcctgcttcaacacacctgactcaaattaaatggatccaacagcctattaagttttgcacaatgactcatcaatttaagtcaggtggttttggagcagggacacatcaaaaacctgcaggactgtggcccttgaggaccggagctgaaTCCCCCTGGCTCAGGCTTTCAGACTGACCTCAAGCAAACTaccaacaaaaaagaaaagttgtttcagaaaaacacagttaaagCACCAGAGTTCCCCACTCACAGTCTGGAGCTGAACCTGAGTGAGAATCTTTGGAGTGTCCTGAAGATGGCAGTGTTGTTCCCCATCCAACctgatttacattttaaagacatACTGGTGCAACAAGGATGTTCTACACGATACTCTCTGTCAGCTTTTGTGTTGGTTAATGAGTTACCACATCTTCTGAAATTTCAGAAGTTCAATAAGTTTGATCATTCAGAGGTAGTCATCTAGTAGTAGTCATATTCCTTCTCTGCCTGTGTTGCTTATTTGTCTGTACTGGTTTTCTTTAGGTGATTTAACTTCCCTGCTTGAGGAAAGTTATTTCACATATGCATTCTTCTGCTGGTGTTGTCATTCTGTGCCTATGTTGTTAAAACTGATGGAgccttatgtgtgtgtttttccttgGTTAATTATTTCGGATCCCTTACAGTGGTTATGCCAACACAAATGTGCGACAAGAGGACATCAATCATATTCTTGATAATGGGAGCTTGTGGATGCAGGCTGTGCGGCAGTTGGTGTGCCAAGCTCATCTCCCAGGCATCTACCAGGTGAACTTCAACTCCTTCGAACATGGCCCTGAGCACCTTGTCGCGCTGCATTGAGTACCAATCACTGTTGGTCAGCGTCTCGTAGACTGTCAGAGCTTTAGGGTTTGCAGTCCGGATGATGACTCGTGTACCTGGAGCCCTGGACAGTAGCCTTACCACCGCCTTACGGATGCTTTGCAGACGCCGGATGTAGACCTCAATAGGATAAGTGCTGAAGTGTGACCAGATACCAATGACTACAACAGTGTTGGTGCCTCCATCTACACTGTCTAGTTCATTTGCAACATAATGGAGCTGGCTGACTGGCACTGTGGAAAAACGGATGGGTGGTCCATGGCAGCGGTACGTCACTAAAATGTTGTTTGCATAATCCAGGGCCATAAAAGGTCCATTTTTTTTCAAGCTGTGCAGGTCAAATTCCTTGAGATCTAAAAGTAtgccataaaaacaaattagtaTGCCGTGTAAACAGAATGAAGTTGCTGCCAGAAATCCCTTCTGAGACGCTACCTGGTAAGGCGTTGTTGAGGTATTCAAACCACTGCCTGATTGTGGAGTCTCCGTACAGGTGGACAGTCTTGCCCTTTAGACACTGACTGACTGCTGTGGAGGTGTTGAACTGGCGAATTATGGTGCCATCTAATGCTTGCCACAGACCCATGTAGTAAAAGCCAGAGGGTCTATTTGTCACTAGGCTGCTTTTCATCTTTGGTTGATctaagaaaaagtaaaagaaaaaaaaatgtctttcttttgtttttgtttttattgactttcAAACTAATTCAACAAAAAGATCCAAAAGAATGTTTCTTCAAAGCCCTAAACATGATCTGTGTTAACCAGATGAATGGTGTTACACTCGTGAAATTCTCCACTGCTCTTATTCAAAATATTGCATTAGGCTTGTTTAGATTTTGCAAAGAGAAGCAGGAAAGTTTCCTTCTTATGACTTCTACATGAATATTTGTGCAGGCATTGTTGCACACTAAAACAGAgcatgaatgaaataaaatcttttacaCTTCCCCAAAGGTATTCTTCATTAAACCTTTGCTCTGTTAATACATGTACTTCAAGCCTGAAATGTTCTTGAGATATTCTGGAGGGATGGCTAAATACCTGCAGCATTAGTTCAAGACCACTTGTGGAGATTTTCCATCAGCAGGAGTTACTGCTTCATATACTTTAACTGcagcatttacatttttcttttatttacttttgtcaAATGGGTTTACTATTAACAGTCTGTTGGGAACTATTTTGATCAGTATAATGCTGTAAAGTTGATGCATGATATTTATcattaagtttaaaaatcaCGGCTCAATGAAAATTATTAggtaaataaacaatataaagaataaaaaggctTTACCTTTCAATGTCGGCAACACAGTGATGTTTGCAGGTCCTGATGCTGGAATCACAACTTTCATGTTGACATCACTGAAGCAAagcataaagcataaaaaaaacttgactggacagaactgtttttaaataaataaacaaaatgttaaatgagTGTGGTGaagggtgaatgtgatgtagtGTAAAAGccctttgagtggtcaacatatgACTAGCAAAGAGCTATacaagtacagtccatttactacaactatattaaatcaaattcatTTTATGTAAGCAGTGTTGTAAATCCCCCATTAGTGTAGCCAATACTTATATCTTTGGCGCCCTCTACAGTTTAGGACTGGAACACCACTGTCATGAAATTACAGCTCATGGACAACAATACATATTAATTTGTTGGCATGATGAGGAGGCTGGCTAAAACATTGACAGCAACTGCAGAAATTGTGGAGTGATGGACAAACacaccaagaaaaaaacaaaatgttctaAATTTCCTTTGTGCTTTTTGCTTGGAACATGtcgttgtgatgttgtgttatttttagCCATGATACAGAGAACTGAGGTAAAATGTCATCACACAGAACAAGAGAGCTAACCAGTTATTACTCACTGATAGCAAAAACAAGGTTAATTCTGCACCTATTTCTCATCCTGTTGCTGTAGCTCTGGCAGTAAAATCTAATCTGATACTTATTCTTATCTTGTGGCCTGCTGATGTACTTTGTCctaatttttcctgttttttggtctgtacttcagtttctttttctttttttttactttatttctgatGGTGAAAGTGTGGTTTTTATCTAGTTGTTGGTATGTGATGTGTTGTGAAGTTTAAGGCCTAGGTGAATCTAGAGTGATTCAGGCATTTTTACATTCAGTCTGTCCTGCCTGAAAATTGCCACAAAGGATTGTTGAATAGATAATACTTGCCTTTGAAAGAGTTTCTCCTCTTTGGGACTGAGTGTCTTTCTGAATCCTCCGTAGGTGTGTGTGACCCTGGCATCACATGCTAATGTCTTTGGCTTGTAGCAGAACCAGGGATCTCCTGTGTGAAGGTCTGTGTAGttgcacagctgctgctgggcCGCATTAAGGCACACATTACAAGTGGTAGTTTCAGTGACTGAGCCTGAGCGGAAAAGGCTTTGGAAATAAATTCTGTCAGGTTGTTCTTGGGTAAGACTCTGCAGCACTGTCACTGCTTCGCTGGAGTGAACCAGGGTCACCTGTTAGGGCAGGGAACAAGAGTACTCACCAAAAACCTCATCAATCCTAATTAGCCTCTGCTGTACAGAATCAAAT
The window above is part of the Melanotaenia boesemani isolate fMelBoe1 chromosome 23, fMelBoe1.pri, whole genome shotgun sequence genome. Proteins encoded here:
- the LOC121634557 gene encoding NXPE family member 3-like isoform X3, which produces MIPLLIMRARAYLSVCFRKNVSIFLFLALCIFFFLLYRIEIMEVVTSIKVQHFPNIGWTVSQCQNKVSTSITSTTEPHKNIATCTFQPLSTEEAVEIDSLLDSIAWPETLPLLSSFFLNETSDPAHSSVTILPRRGGGQWHIGDELEVFIKICDFYGRPKTNGGDVLLARLHSPSLLAGVAGQVVDHNNGSYSAVFFLPWEGSALVEVTLVHSSEAVTVLQSLTQEQPDRIYFQSLFRSGSVTETTTCNVCLNAAQQQLCNYTDLHTGDPWFCYKPKTLACDARVTHTYGGFRKTLSPKEEKLFQSDVNMKVVIPASGPANITVLPTLKDQPKMKSSLVTNRPSGFYYMGLWQALDGTIIRQFNTSTAVSQCLKGKTVHLYGDSTIRQWFEYLNNALPDLKEFDLHSLKKNGPFMALDYANNILVTYRCHGPPIRFSTVPVSQLHYVANELDSVDGGTNTVVVIGIWSHFSTYPIEVYIRRLQSIRKAVVRLLSRAPGTRVIIRTANPKALTVYETLTNSDWYSMQRDKVLRAMFEGVEVHLVDAWEMSLAHQLPHSLHPQAPIIKNMIDVLLSHICVGITTVRDPK
- the LOC121634557 gene encoding NXPE family member 3-like isoform X2, translated to MCTTTLHRMIPLLIMRARAYLSVCFRKNVSIFLFLALCIFFFLLYRIEIMEVVTSIKVQHFPNIGWTVSQCQNKVSTSITSTTEPHKNIATCTFQPLSTEEAVEIDSLLDSIAWPETLPLLSSFFLNETSDPAHSSVTILPRRGGGQWHIGDELEVFIKICDFYGRPKTNGGDVLLARLHSPSLLAGVAGQVVDHNNGSYSAVFFLPWEGSALVEVTLVHSSEAVTVLQSLTQEQPDRIYFQSLFRSGSVTETTTCNVCLNAAQQQLCNYTDLHTGDPWFCYKPKTLACDARVTHTYGGFRKTLSPKEEKLFQSDVNMKVVIPASGPANITVLPTLKDQPKMKSSLVTNRPSGFYYMGLWQALDGTIIRQFNTSTAVSQCLKGKTVHLYGDSTIRQWFEYLNNALPDLKEFDLHSLKKNGPFMALDYANNILVTYRCHGPPIRFSTVPVSQLHYVANELDSVDGGTNTVVVIGIWSHFSTYPIEVYIRRLQSIRKAVVRLLSRAPGTRVIIRTANPKALTVYETLTNSDWYSMQRDKVLRAMFEGVEVHLVDAWEMSLAHQLPHSLHPQAPIIKNMIDVLLSHICVGITTVRDPK
- the LOC121634557 gene encoding NXPE family member 3-like isoform X1 codes for the protein MGHKQSFKHRMIPLLIMRARAYLSVCFRKNVSIFLFLALCIFFFLLYRIEIMEVVTSIKVQHFPNIGWTVSQCQNKVSTSITSTTEPHKNIATCTFQPLSTEEAVEIDSLLDSIAWPETLPLLSSFFLNETSDPAHSSVTILPRRGGGQWHIGDELEVFIKICDFYGRPKTNGGDVLLARLHSPSLLAGVAGQVVDHNNGSYSAVFFLPWEGSALVEVTLVHSSEAVTVLQSLTQEQPDRIYFQSLFRSGSVTETTTCNVCLNAAQQQLCNYTDLHTGDPWFCYKPKTLACDARVTHTYGGFRKTLSPKEEKLFQSDVNMKVVIPASGPANITVLPTLKDQPKMKSSLVTNRPSGFYYMGLWQALDGTIIRQFNTSTAVSQCLKGKTVHLYGDSTIRQWFEYLNNALPDLKEFDLHSLKKNGPFMALDYANNILVTYRCHGPPIRFSTVPVSQLHYVANELDSVDGGTNTVVVIGIWSHFSTYPIEVYIRRLQSIRKAVVRLLSRAPGTRVIIRTANPKALTVYETLTNSDWYSMQRDKVLRAMFEGVEVHLVDAWEMSLAHQLPHSLHPQAPIIKNMIDVLLSHICVGITTVRDPK